The genomic region GACAGCAGGAACGCGACCAGGATCACCGCGTTGCAGGGATTGGCGACGGCCGCGCGGACCGTGGCGTAGTCGGCACCGGCCAGGTGGACCAGCAGGCCGAGCACGTACAGGCCGAGGAACACCAGCGCCACCGCGGTGATGCGCTGGACGATGAAGTGGTGGGTGCCATCCTTCGCCGACCCGAGCCCGCGCGCGGTCTTGAGCGGATTGCGCAGGCGATGGTTGTTGTTGCTCATGCGCCACCCCGCTGGAGTATGGCGATGACCCAGACGATCGCGGTCAGGGCCAGGCTGCCGAACACGCTGACCCAGCCGCTGCGCACGAAGCTTGCGATCGGGTAGCCGTAACCCGCGTCCTGCACCAGATGGCGGATGCCGTTGAGCAGGTGGTAGGCGAACGCCCAGCTCCAGCCGAACAGGATCAGGAAACCCAATGGCGAGGTCGCGCAGGCAGTGACCTTGGCCCAGTGCTCGGGGCCGGCGGCCAGCGCCACCAGGGCTGCGGCAATCAACAGGCTGCCAATGGCGAGGATCACACCGGTGGCCCGATGCAGGATGGAGGTCACCATCTGTATCTGCCAGCGATAGACCTGCAGATGGGGTGACAGGGGGCGTTGGGGACTCGCCATGGGCGTAATGGCAATCTCGGCTGGGCGGCGCGGCCGCGTGGCGGGAAGGAACGTGTTCGCGGATGACCTGGTGATCTGGACGGGGCGCTGAGGACAGCGTCAGAAATCGATGCAGCGGCCGTTCTTTTCCCAATCGCCGTAGCGCGTGGGCTCCGGCCCTTCTCGTCCCCCGACCTCGGCCGCCTTGGCATCCCCGGTGACCGGTGCGCCGGCCGGAACCTCGGGCGTCTCGGAAGCGGGTTCGGGAGTCGTTTCGCCTATCATCTCGGCGACGAAGCTTAATCCCGCACCCCATGTCTGACAAGCCACAGGGCATTCCCGGCCCGTTTTTTGCACTGCCCGACCACGCTCTCGTACGCCTGCACGGGCGCGACGCGATCGCGTTCGCACAGGCCCAATTCATGAACGATGTCAACGCGTTGCAGGACGGACAGTGGCAATGGAGCGGCTGGCTGACGCCCAAGGGCCGCGTGGTCGCCCTGTTCGCCCTGATCCGTATCGATGCCGAAACACTGTGGCTGTGCCTGCCCGATACCGCGCCCTCGACGCTGATCGAGGCACTGGAACGATTCGTATTCCGAAGCAAGCTCGTGCTCGACGTGCCGACCGGGCTGTCCGTATCGGGCGGTTTCGCGGCGCCCGTCGAAGCCGCCGGCAACCAGGCCGCGTGGCTGGCCGACGGCTCGCTGGAGGTCGACTCATTGGAGCTCGACATGGGCGGCGAAGGCGGTCCGCGCTGCCTCCGTATCGGTCCCATGCCCGGCGAACCCGACCCACAGGCCGTCGCCCGCTGGCGGCAGGCCGACCTCGCCCACGGGCTGCCACGGCTGGAAGCCTCCCAGCTGGAACAATGGACGCCGCAGCAACTGTCGCTCGAACGCCTGAAGGCCTTCAGCGTCAAGAAGGGCTGCTACCCGGGCCAGGAAATCGTCGCCCGCACCCACTACCTCGGCAAGGCCAAGCGCGGACTGGTACGTCTTCGCGCTGGAATCCCCCTCGTCCCTGGTGCAGGAGTCATCCAGGACGGGCGCAGTATCGGCAAAGTGGTATCTACAGCCGACAACGGATTTGAGCTACTCGCAATTCTGCCTCTGGATCGCAATGGA from Lysobacter alkalisoli harbors:
- a CDS encoding DUF1674 domain-containing protein, with protein sequence MIGETTPEPASETPEVPAGAPVTGDAKAAEVGGREGPEPTRYGDWEKNGRCIDF
- the sdhC gene encoding succinate dehydrogenase, cytochrome b556 subunit, whose translation is MASPQRPLSPHLQVYRWQIQMVTSILHRATGVILAIGSLLIAAALVALAAGPEHWAKVTACATSPLGFLILFGWSWAFAYHLLNGIRHLVQDAGYGYPIASFVRSGWVSVFGSLALTAIVWVIAILQRGGA
- the ygfZ gene encoding CAF17-like 4Fe-4S cluster assembly/insertion protein YgfZ, with protein sequence MSDKPQGIPGPFFALPDHALVRLHGRDAIAFAQAQFMNDVNALQDGQWQWSGWLTPKGRVVALFALIRIDAETLWLCLPDTAPSTLIEALERFVFRSKLVLDVPTGLSVSGGFAAPVEAAGNQAAWLADGSLEVDSLELDMGGEGGPRCLRIGPMPGEPDPQAVARWRQADLAHGLPRLEASQLEQWTPQQLSLERLKAFSVKKGCYPGQEIVARTHYLGKAKRGLVRLRAGIPLVPGAGVIQDGRSIGKVVSTADNGFELLAILPLDRNGAILDTGGTALTELPLQSGLDRTGSKTTSTAPQGR
- the sdhD gene encoding succinate dehydrogenase, hydrophobic membrane anchor protein gives rise to the protein MSNNNHRLRNPLKTARGLGSAKDGTHHFIVQRITAVALVFLGLYVLGLLVHLAGADYATVRAAVANPCNAVILVAFLLSMFWHAQLGLQVVIEDYVHTPGLAVASQLAIRFICALAAIASVLAVIRIALG